The following proteins are encoded in a genomic region of Candidatus Nitrospira nitrificans:
- a CDS encoding B12-binding domain-containing radical SAM protein: protein MKVLLLYPSWTGAYGLFGHFARRNSTWPPLNLALLAAIAERHGHDVTVMDGEAEQMTLEDMAQRAVALQPDVVGFTATSPFFHLSKAVAEGIKRLAPHIPIAVGGPHITIMKERALLPAFDYAFIGEAEESWPQFLDRYERGQDIASVAGIIYWKNGCAVSTGPPADITDLDALPFPARHQLKMPLYKLGTLRGRLPFTSIQTMRGCPWKCIFCASEALKTTEMRVRSPRTVVDEMKSVVEKFGTRHFYIVDDVMTLWKDHILEIADCIDQEKLNITFEGSTRANLVEDEVIARLVRSGLIRLSFGLETVDPEIRRTMKKQVPLEHYVRANGICNKHGVEALNSVMIGLPGETRETVRATLKFLRNAREVKQANFAIAVPYPGTEFHELAVNGDKGVKLMTKDFSEYRRYGSAVTIVGDLKPQDLIDLQNEGFVSIYSAPWRWIPMLQKHGVIGGSLMLIRVARLLSKKLFQLSGRRSDEQLVSLGDGGFGSVTDMPVAIAADSGQAVKSPDLVQIEPLDRELVAPAGHYGSPTRPNG from the coding sequence ATGAAAGTGCTTTTGCTGTATCCGAGTTGGACGGGAGCGTACGGTCTCTTTGGCCACTTTGCGAGACGCAACTCCACCTGGCCTCCGCTGAATCTGGCGCTGTTGGCCGCCATTGCCGAACGGCACGGTCACGATGTGACCGTCATGGACGGTGAGGCGGAGCAAATGACGCTGGAAGATATGGCACAGCGAGCCGTGGCGCTCCAGCCGGACGTCGTAGGGTTTACGGCGACCAGCCCTTTTTTCCATCTCAGCAAGGCGGTTGCCGAGGGAATCAAGCGCCTCGCTCCCCACATACCGATCGCCGTGGGCGGCCCGCACATTACGATTATGAAAGAGCGGGCGCTGCTTCCCGCCTTCGACTACGCGTTCATCGGGGAGGCGGAAGAATCGTGGCCGCAATTTCTCGACCGGTATGAGCGGGGCCAAGACATTGCCTCTGTCGCGGGAATTATCTACTGGAAGAACGGTTGCGCGGTCTCCACCGGGCCACCGGCCGACATCACGGATCTGGACGCACTGCCGTTTCCGGCTCGGCATCAGCTGAAGATGCCGCTTTACAAGCTGGGCACGCTCCGAGGCCGGCTGCCCTTTACGTCGATTCAGACGATGCGGGGCTGTCCTTGGAAATGCATTTTCTGCGCGTCGGAAGCGCTCAAGACGACCGAAATGCGGGTACGGTCCCCCCGCACGGTGGTCGACGAGATGAAGTCCGTCGTGGAGAAATTCGGCACGCGGCACTTCTACATTGTCGACGACGTCATGACCTTGTGGAAGGACCACATTCTGGAAATTGCGGACTGTATAGATCAGGAAAAATTGAATATCACGTTCGAGGGTAGCACCAGAGCCAACTTGGTGGAGGACGAGGTTATCGCCCGTTTGGTCCGCAGCGGCCTGATCCGTCTGTCGTTCGGACTGGAAACCGTGGATCCTGAAATCCGAAGAACGATGAAGAAGCAGGTGCCCTTGGAGCACTATGTGCGAGCTAACGGCATCTGTAATAAGCACGGCGTCGAAGCGCTGAACAGCGTGATGATCGGGCTGCCGGGTGAGACGCGGGAAACAGTCCGCGCCACGCTGAAGTTTCTGCGCAACGCGCGGGAAGTCAAACAGGCAAACTTCGCCATTGCGGTACCGTATCCCGGAACCGAATTTCACGAACTGGCCGTGAACGGCGACAAGGGTGTCAAGTTGATGACGAAGGATTTTTCCGAATATCGGCGTTACGGTTCCGCCGTCACGATCGTCGGCGATCTGAAGCCCCAAGATCTGATCGATCTACAAAACGAAGGCTTCGTCAGCATCTATAGCGCGCCTTGGCGCTGGATTCCCATGCTGCAAAAGCATGGGGTCATCGGTGGATCGCTTATGCTGATACGGGTTGCGCGGCTCCTCTCGAAGAAGTTGTTCCAATTATCCGGACGACGGTCGGATGAGCAGCTGGTCAGTCTCGGCGACGGCGGATTTGGGAGCGTCACGGATATGCCTGTTGCAATCGCGGCAGACTCGGGCCAAGCAGTCAAGTCACCGGATCTGGTGCAGATCGAGCCACTCGACAGAGAACTGGTGGCTCCGGCCGGTCATTACGGTTCGCCGACGCGGCCCAATGGTTAA
- a CDS encoding thiamine pyrophosphate-binding protein, which produces MVKVADFLIHSLAERGIDKMFVVYGAANGDLVDAFTRTAATEYVAVMHEQAGGFAAEGYAKVKGLPGVAIATSGPGGMNLLTSMGNCFYDSIPCVFLTGQINSRFLRPDPSIRQVGFQETDIVAMAAPVTKYAKMIVQPEDIRYELEKALWLCQSGRPGPVLLDIPLDVQKATVDAKQLIGFDIPAMAPFDLGVVDAQIERLLDDLRSAERPVILVGGGVRLADAQDDVRELGRRLKIPCFPTWNALDVITSDYEWYGGRVGTYGGAGRNFGIQNSDLLLSIGSRISGRITGGNVRSFARTAKKYLVEIDPAMVQRKFQQVPFDVNILCDAKVFAHRLMVALERSSKPMPVRAGWTERVMEWKCKYDPVRPEFFAQKERVHPYAFMRRLSDKMGASDILVGDCGGNIVVSNHAFETKYGQRNLTNNGNSPMGFSFAGAMGAWFADPSRQVVCTIGDGGFNMNPQEMQTFVNYGVKVKTFILNNHIYGITKAYQETNFQGRAEACGPKGYRPPNFVKLAQAYGIKTVTIINHAEMDVKIEEVLRYDGPVVCDVDMDEYHTYEPRIFGWKTPIEDMYPYLPREEFKENMLIDPAEGWMSPEYPDVVKSMQP; this is translated from the coding sequence ATGGTCAAAGTCGCGGATTTTCTCATTCATAGCTTAGCCGAGCGGGGCATCGACAAGATGTTCGTCGTCTACGGCGCGGCTAACGGCGATCTCGTTGATGCGTTTACCCGCACCGCTGCAACTGAATACGTTGCGGTTATGCACGAGCAGGCCGGTGGATTTGCCGCCGAAGGCTACGCCAAGGTGAAAGGCCTTCCTGGGGTGGCCATTGCGACCAGCGGTCCCGGAGGGATGAACCTCCTCACCTCGATGGGGAACTGTTTCTACGATTCGATTCCGTGCGTTTTTCTCACCGGACAGATCAACTCGAGGTTTCTGCGTCCGGATCCATCGATCAGACAGGTCGGATTTCAAGAAACGGATATTGTGGCGATGGCGGCTCCCGTGACGAAGTACGCCAAGATGATTGTGCAGCCTGAAGATATCCGCTACGAGTTGGAAAAGGCTCTCTGGCTGTGTCAGAGCGGGAGACCGGGGCCGGTGTTGCTCGATATTCCGCTCGACGTTCAGAAGGCGACGGTCGACGCCAAGCAGCTCATCGGATTCGATATTCCGGCGATGGCCCCGTTCGATCTGGGCGTGGTCGACGCGCAGATCGAACGGTTACTCGACGATCTGCGGTCGGCGGAGCGACCTGTCATCCTCGTGGGCGGGGGTGTGCGCCTCGCTGACGCGCAGGACGATGTGCGGGAGTTGGGACGCCGGCTGAAGATTCCCTGTTTCCCGACCTGGAATGCCCTGGACGTGATCACCTCCGACTATGAATGGTATGGAGGCCGTGTCGGGACTTACGGGGGAGCCGGGCGCAACTTCGGCATTCAAAACAGCGATCTGCTCCTGTCGATCGGAAGCCGGATATCAGGACGCATTACCGGCGGCAATGTCCGGAGCTTTGCGCGGACGGCTAAAAAATATCTCGTCGAGATTGATCCGGCCATGGTGCAGCGGAAGTTCCAGCAAGTCCCTTTCGACGTCAATATTCTCTGCGACGCCAAAGTCTTCGCGCATCGACTTATGGTGGCGTTGGAACGGTCCTCAAAGCCGATGCCGGTGCGTGCGGGATGGACGGAACGGGTGATGGAGTGGAAATGCAAGTACGATCCTGTCAGGCCGGAGTTCTTCGCGCAAAAAGAACGGGTGCATCCCTACGCCTTCATGCGGCGCCTGTCGGACAAGATGGGTGCGAGCGATATTCTGGTCGGCGATTGCGGCGGCAATATCGTCGTCAGCAACCACGCGTTCGAGACGAAGTATGGCCAGCGGAATCTGACGAACAACGGCAATTCTCCCATGGGGTTTTCATTTGCGGGTGCCATGGGGGCTTGGTTCGCCGATCCATCGAGGCAGGTGGTGTGTACGATCGGAGACGGCGGATTCAACATGAACCCTCAAGAAATGCAGACTTTCGTGAACTATGGCGTCAAGGTCAAGACGTTCATACTGAACAATCATATCTATGGGATCACGAAGGCCTATCAAGAAACAAACTTCCAGGGCCGGGCGGAGGCATGTGGGCCGAAGGGCTATCGCCCTCCCAACTTCGTCAAGTTGGCACAGGCCTATGGGATCAAAACCGTGACCATCATCAATCACGCGGAGATGGACGTCAAGATCGAGGAAGTGCTGCGTTACGACGGGCCTGTCGTGTGCGACGTCGACATGGACGAGTATCACACCTACGAACCCAGAATCTTCGGATGGAAGACGCCGATCGAAGACATGTATCCCTATCTGCCTCGTGAGGAGTTCAAGGAGAATATGCTGATTGACCCGGCAGAGGGATGGATGAGTCCGGAGTACCCGGACGTCGTGAAGTCGATGCAACCATGA
- a CDS encoding B12-binding domain-containing radical SAM protein — protein MSKPRSVLFVAPPSRIQVYQDLGKDLAAIEPPVWAGLLAAFMRRQGYEVAIVDAEASGFDHQQTAEAIVAADPALAVFVMYGQQPSASTQCMPAGRLVCERLNELADIPTLVIGTHPSALPKRTLEEEPYTYVCQGEGPQTVLGLFEVLIGKGRRLREVPGLWYFDGGRPTSNPPVPLIMDLDATLPGQAWEILDMGRYRAHNWHCFHQLDSRSPYASLQTSLGCPFKCSFCCINAPFEQPMLRTWSPDNVIGQIDRLVNEFGVTNIKIPDEMFVLNRRHVLGICDRIIDRRYSLNLWAYARVDTVQDEVLERLKAAGFNWLGLGIESGSQHVRDGVEKGRFGEREIFSTIRKIQSHGIHVAANYIFGLPDDDLDSMRATLNLALELNTEWANFYCAMAYPGSPLYDLAKQRQWPLPDDIGGPGWIGYSQHAYDCLPLPTETLQATQVLDFRDRAFQEYFTNDGYLAMMQRTFGSTAVRHVRDMCTRKIGRRHHESVAPAVS, from the coding sequence GTGTCAAAGCCGCGTAGCGTGTTGTTCGTGGCCCCTCCGAGCCGAATCCAGGTCTATCAAGATCTCGGCAAGGACTTGGCCGCAATCGAGCCACCGGTCTGGGCCGGACTCCTGGCCGCCTTCATGCGCAGGCAGGGCTATGAGGTCGCGATTGTGGATGCGGAAGCCTCCGGCTTCGATCATCAGCAGACCGCGGAGGCGATCGTCGCGGCGGATCCCGCTCTCGCGGTGTTCGTGATGTATGGACAACAACCGTCTGCTTCCACGCAATGTATGCCGGCGGGTCGGCTGGTCTGTGAACGACTCAACGAGCTCGCCGACATTCCAACGTTGGTCATCGGCACGCATCCCTCGGCGCTCCCGAAACGGACGTTAGAGGAAGAGCCCTATACCTATGTCTGCCAAGGTGAGGGGCCGCAGACGGTCCTTGGATTGTTCGAGGTCCTAATCGGGAAGGGCCGGCGGCTGAGAGAGGTGCCTGGATTATGGTATTTCGATGGAGGCCGACCGACTTCCAATCCTCCCGTGCCGCTCATCATGGATCTTGACGCCACGCTCCCGGGCCAAGCCTGGGAGATTCTGGACATGGGGCGGTACCGGGCCCACAACTGGCATTGTTTTCATCAGTTGGATTCCCGCAGCCCCTACGCGTCGTTACAGACGAGCCTGGGCTGTCCGTTCAAGTGTTCATTCTGTTGCATCAATGCGCCCTTCGAGCAGCCGATGCTGCGGACCTGGAGTCCGGATAACGTGATCGGGCAGATCGACCGTCTGGTGAACGAGTTCGGCGTCACGAACATCAAAATTCCGGACGAGATGTTCGTCTTGAATCGCCGGCATGTGCTCGGCATCTGCGACCGGATCATTGACCGCCGGTATAGCCTCAATCTTTGGGCCTATGCCCGAGTGGATACCGTACAGGACGAGGTGCTCGAACGGCTCAAAGCTGCGGGTTTCAACTGGCTCGGGTTGGGTATTGAGTCCGGCAGCCAGCATGTGCGAGACGGCGTCGAAAAGGGCCGGTTCGGCGAGCGGGAAATTTTTTCGACCATCAGGAAGATTCAGTCGCACGGAATCCATGTGGCCGCCAATTACATCTTCGGTTTGCCGGACGACGATCTGGACAGTATGCGCGCCACGCTCAATCTGGCGCTCGAATTGAACACGGAGTGGGCCAACTTTTATTGCGCGATGGCGTACCCGGGCTCGCCGCTCTACGACCTGGCCAAACAGCGACAGTGGCCGTTGCCGGACGATATCGGAGGACCGGGCTGGATCGGCTATTCACAGCACGCGTACGACTGTCTGCCGTTGCCGACAGAGACGCTTCAGGCCACGCAAGTTTTGGATTTTCGGGATAGGGCTTTCCAGGAGTACTTCACGAATGACGGGTACCTGGCGATGATGCAACGCACCTTCGGTTCCACGGCGGTCCGGCACGTGCGCGACATGTGCACCCGTAAGATCGGGCGTCGTCACCATGAGTCGGTCGCTCCGGCGGTCTCATGA
- a CDS encoding pyridoxal phosphate-dependent aminotransferase has translation MTMFPFSTRAERLIGQEMFKVMDRAQALEREGRTIYHLELGNPRIAPPREIIDATMEAIRAGQLGYAPMAGIRELRDAVGDRIARRTGRRIDGGSVVISPANLLISQFLDLTCNSGDRVVLFTPAFPSYWAAAAHSGLTVTAIPLSQENGFHLDEARIEAAVAACPKAIIVNSANNPTGAVYTQSMLRLLVRRCEDAGIWLLSDETYADLSFGRTFFSLASCESPQLVVMSSFSKVLSIPGYRVGYALAHPAVAEKFALSTSTLISCLPIFSQLGCVAGLSVFDQYAERVRAQYRRVTSLCAEWINRSSAVRCATPESGFYLFIDIRATGLDDVAFCKRLLEERHTAVTPGRSFGVGCDSHVRIATCGSEDDVMEGTRRIVELAGELGGYRVKAA, from the coding sequence ATGACCATGTTTCCATTTTCAACCCGCGCCGAACGACTCATCGGCCAAGAAATGTTCAAAGTGATGGATCGCGCTCAAGCGCTCGAACGAGAGGGCCGAACGATCTACCATCTCGAACTCGGCAATCCTCGGATCGCGCCGCCTCGTGAAATCATCGATGCGACCATGGAGGCCATTCGTGCCGGACAGCTTGGGTACGCGCCCATGGCGGGGATTCGAGAGTTGCGGGATGCGGTGGGGGATCGCATCGCGCGAAGAACTGGCCGTCGAATCGACGGCGGTTCCGTGGTCATCAGCCCCGCCAATCTTCTCATCAGTCAATTTCTCGACCTCACCTGCAATTCCGGGGATCGGGTGGTGTTGTTCACCCCTGCGTTTCCGTCCTACTGGGCTGCGGCTGCCCATAGCGGTCTGACTGTGACGGCGATCCCTCTGTCTCAAGAGAACGGATTTCATTTGGATGAAGCGCGGATCGAGGCTGCCGTGGCTGCCTGTCCAAAGGCGATCATCGTGAACTCCGCAAACAATCCAACCGGTGCGGTCTATACACAATCCATGCTGAGGTTGCTGGTCCGACGTTGCGAAGACGCAGGCATCTGGCTGTTGAGCGATGAGACGTACGCCGACCTGTCGTTTGGGCGGACCTTTTTCAGTCTCGCGTCTTGCGAGTCGCCACAACTCGTGGTCATGTCTTCCTTTTCGAAAGTGCTTTCCATTCCAGGATATCGAGTCGGCTACGCTCTGGCGCATCCGGCTGTCGCGGAAAAATTCGCGCTCTCGACGTCCACGCTCATCTCGTGCCTGCCCATTTTCAGTCAGTTGGGATGCGTCGCCGGGCTGTCGGTGTTCGATCAGTATGCCGAGCGCGTCAGAGCGCAATACCGTCGCGTGACGAGCCTGTGCGCCGAGTGGATCAATCGTTCGAGCGCTGTCCGTTGCGCAACGCCGGAATCGGGCTTTTACCTGTTCATCGATATCCGCGCTACAGGTCTCGATGACGTCGCGTTTTGCAAACGTCTTCTCGAAGAACGGCATACCGCCGTGACACCGGGCCGTAGTTTCGGAGTCGGCTGCGATTCGCACGTGCGCATCGCGACGTGCGGATCGGAAGACGATGTCATGGAAGGCACGCGCCGGATCGTGGAATTGGCCGGCGAGTTGGGAGGCTATCGTGTCAAAGCCGCGTAG
- a CDS encoding sugar phosphate nucleotidyltransferase: MKVVPSTPPDLLVLCGGQGTRLRSVLIDRPKPLAMIGSRPFMDFVLDPFVRQGVRRAVLCTGHLGDQFESWYAEHPCEIELVFARETTPLGTAGAIRHAGMWIRGDFFIVANGDSLCGIDLPSLLAAHVERRACATVALIHADHRSDVGFVAMDARQRITRFSEKMPAQRTGFCNAGIYVFNRSAIASIPASRPYSLEADWLPTLLPLGVYGFVSQAPLYDIGTPERLSEFRSIVGSADSLREGCASNRSASCG; encoded by the coding sequence ATGAAGGTCGTCCCGTCAACCCCTCCGGACCTCCTTGTCCTCTGCGGAGGCCAGGGGACGCGATTACGCTCGGTCCTGATCGATCGACCCAAGCCGCTGGCGATGATCGGTTCGCGCCCATTCATGGATTTCGTGCTTGATCCGTTCGTGCGGCAGGGCGTCAGGCGGGCCGTTTTGTGCACTGGGCATCTGGGTGATCAGTTTGAATCCTGGTATGCGGAGCATCCCTGCGAGATCGAGCTGGTATTTGCGCGGGAAACAACGCCATTGGGAACGGCCGGAGCGATACGCCATGCCGGCATGTGGATCAGGGGCGATTTCTTCATAGTGGCCAACGGCGATTCTCTGTGCGGGATCGATCTGCCTTCGCTGCTGGCGGCTCATGTCGAAAGGCGGGCCTGCGCGACCGTCGCATTGATTCATGCCGATCATCGGAGTGACGTCGGCTTCGTCGCGATGGATGCCCGGCAGCGCATCACCCGGTTCTCTGAAAAAATGCCGGCGCAACGGACCGGGTTTTGCAATGCCGGCATTTATGTATTCAATCGATCGGCGATTGCATCGATTCCCGCCTCCCGACCCTATTCGCTTGAGGCCGATTGGCTTCCGACGCTGCTTCCATTGGGTGTCTATGGATTCGTCAGTCAGGCGCCCTTGTATGACATCGGCACACCGGAACGTCTTTCCGAATTCCGATCGATCGTCGGTTCCGCCGATTCTCTACGAGAAGGTTGTGCGTCCAACAGGTCGGCCTCGTGCGGGTGA
- a CDS encoding GHMP family kinase ATP-binding protein, protein MIISRTPFRISFFGGGTDYPVWFKEHGGAVLATTIDKYCYISCRYLPPFFEHRTRIAYSRIEQAKNNDEIEHPAVRGVLQHMRISEGLEIHHDGDLPARTGLGSSSSFTVGLLHSLYALQHTMPSKAELAHTAIHIEQDVLQEAVGCQDQVMAAHGGLCRIDFFQGGEIGYTPIVMKPERLTLFQDHLLLYFTGFSRTASEIAKEQIERTKQRRVELFAMLQMVQEGVSLLTGDRDLSEFGELLHEGWMVKRSLTSKIATPMIDDIYDAARRAGALGGKLLGAGGGGFMLLFAKPEIHPQIRAALPGLLEVPFRFEGLGSQIVFYQQEIPIQRDALWPNERHTLLSSRLTPVGKAA, encoded by the coding sequence ATGATCATCAGCCGCACGCCGTTCCGGATTTCGTTCTTCGGTGGGGGCACCGATTATCCTGTGTGGTTCAAAGAGCACGGCGGCGCCGTATTGGCTACAACCATCGACAAATATTGCTATATCAGCTGTCGATACTTGCCGCCGTTCTTTGAGCATAGGACGCGGATTGCGTATTCCCGCATCGAACAGGCCAAGAACAACGACGAGATCGAACATCCGGCCGTCCGAGGCGTGCTCCAGCATATGCGCATTTCGGAAGGCCTCGAAATTCACCACGACGGAGATTTGCCGGCGCGTACCGGTTTGGGGTCGAGTTCGTCGTTTACGGTCGGGCTGCTGCATTCGTTGTATGCGCTGCAACATACGATGCCGAGCAAGGCCGAGCTGGCCCACACGGCCATTCATATCGAGCAGGACGTCCTGCAAGAAGCCGTCGGGTGCCAGGATCAGGTCATGGCCGCGCACGGAGGGTTGTGCCGCATTGATTTTTTCCAAGGCGGGGAGATCGGGTACACCCCCATCGTCATGAAACCGGAGCGGCTCACCCTGTTTCAGGACCATCTCCTGCTGTACTTCACGGGGTTCTCGCGAACCGCCTCGGAAATCGCCAAAGAGCAGATCGAACGTACCAAGCAACGGCGCGTGGAACTCTTCGCGATGTTGCAGATGGTGCAAGAGGGAGTGTCCCTTCTGACGGGAGACCGTGATCTTTCCGAGTTTGGAGAGTTATTGCACGAAGGGTGGATGGTCAAGCGAAGCCTGACATCGAAAATCGCCACGCCGATGATCGATGATATTTACGATGCGGCCAGGCGCGCCGGTGCGCTGGGTGGAAAACTATTGGGTGCCGGTGGGGGCGGCTTCATGCTGCTGTTTGCGAAGCCGGAGATTCACCCGCAGATCAGGGCGGCCTTGCCCGGATTACTGGAGGTCCCGTTCCGTTTTGAGGGATTAGGCAGCCAAATCGTATTTTATCAGCAGGAGATTCCCATCCAGCGGGATGCATTGTGGCCGAATGAGCGGCACACGTTGCTCTCTTCCCGGTTAACGCCGGTAGGTAAGGCGGCATGA
- a CDS encoding NAD-dependent epimerase/dehydratase family protein yields the protein MTTASVHVLVTGGAGYIGSVLSRQLLDRGYRVTVLDNFMYRQNSLLDCCFSHAFRVVRGDCRDERIMTDLLRDADIIIPLAALVGAPLCDRDRIGAYTVNFEAVQLLCKLSSPSQRIVFPVTNSGYGIGQAGVPCTEESPLRPISLYGETKVKAERVVLDRGNAITLRLATVFGVSPRMRMDLLVNDFVWRAVSDRAVVVFEGHCKRNYIHIRDVVRVFLHSMDRFEAMKDRAYNIGLDDANLSKLELCREIQRIVPHMVFFEAPIGEDPDKRDYIVSNERILSTGFCPDWSLERGIRELTKCYTIVRGTGYGNV from the coding sequence ATGACCACCGCATCCGTACATGTGCTTGTCACCGGAGGCGCCGGCTACATCGGGTCGGTTCTCTCTCGACAGCTCCTTGACCGAGGGTATCGCGTTACCGTGCTGGATAATTTCATGTATCGACAGAACAGTCTGCTGGATTGCTGTTTTTCCCATGCGTTTCGCGTCGTACGCGGCGATTGTCGCGATGAGCGCATCATGACGGATCTGTTGCGCGACGCCGACATCATTATTCCCCTCGCGGCGTTGGTCGGCGCGCCGCTCTGTGATCGAGACCGAATCGGCGCCTATACCGTCAACTTTGAGGCGGTCCAGCTGCTTTGCAAGCTGTCGTCGCCGAGCCAACGTATTGTGTTTCCCGTCACCAACAGCGGCTATGGGATCGGGCAGGCGGGTGTTCCCTGTACGGAGGAATCTCCGCTCCGCCCGATCAGTCTGTACGGAGAAACAAAAGTCAAAGCGGAACGGGTCGTTCTGGACCGCGGCAACGCCATTACCTTGCGGCTGGCGACAGTCTTCGGTGTATCGCCTCGGATGCGGATGGATCTGCTGGTCAACGATTTCGTGTGGCGCGCCGTCTCCGATCGCGCCGTGGTCGTGTTCGAGGGGCACTGCAAGCGCAACTACATCCATATTCGTGACGTGGTGCGGGTGTTTCTTCATTCCATGGATCGATTTGAGGCGATGAAAGACCGGGCATACAACATCGGATTGGATGATGCCAATCTATCCAAGCTCGAACTCTGTCGGGAAATTCAGCGCATCGTGCCGCACATGGTGTTTTTTGAAGCTCCCATCGGGGAAGACCCGGACAAGCGAGATTACATCGTGTCGAATGAGCGGATTCTCTCAACCGGATTTTGTCCGGACTGGTCGCTTGAACGAGGAATACGGGAACTGACGAAGTGCTACACCATCGTTCGTGGAACCGGGTACGGGAATGTGTAG
- a CDS encoding NAD-dependent epimerase/dehydratase family protein: MTGPLLVTGGSGLLGSAVRELHPQAVFVTSADGDLRRPDVAKALFDEVRPSKILHLAGLVGGVKANAEENSRFFEDNALINLSVLSAARALRIPRLVSILSSCAFPMFSDRATSEEDLQLGFLYDGNAGYGHAKRMLDFHTRLAVKDEGLAWTTVTPVTMYGPHDSFDAEHSHVVGSLIQRCWKAKTTGTQYVVWGSGRAVRQFVFARDVARVALDATERDLDPGTTIIAPDQGITIRSLAETIAAAMDYTGPIHFDRSQPEGMLIKRLQSTCFTSRFPAFQFTALRNGLAETVRWFAQQTSLAETVGATPVCDAHVDRR, encoded by the coding sequence ATGACGGGCCCGTTGTTGGTGACCGGAGGCTCGGGTCTGTTGGGATCGGCTGTGAGGGAGTTGCACCCACAGGCGGTGTTTGTGACCAGCGCGGATGGCGATCTGCGCCGCCCGGATGTGGCGAAGGCGTTGTTCGATGAAGTCCGCCCGAGCAAGATCCTGCATCTCGCGGGTCTGGTTGGGGGCGTGAAAGCCAACGCCGAGGAAAACAGCCGATTTTTCGAAGACAATGCGCTCATCAATCTGTCCGTGTTGTCTGCCGCCCGGGCGCTTCGGATCCCAAGGTTGGTGAGCATTCTCTCAAGCTGTGCCTTTCCGATGTTTTCCGATCGGGCCACAAGCGAAGAAGACCTCCAGCTCGGCTTCCTCTATGACGGGAATGCAGGGTATGGCCATGCCAAACGCATGCTGGATTTCCATACGCGACTGGCGGTGAAGGACGAAGGGTTGGCCTGGACGACAGTGACACCGGTTACCATGTACGGACCTCACGATTCTTTTGATGCCGAGCATTCGCATGTCGTCGGATCGTTGATTCAGCGCTGTTGGAAGGCCAAGACGACGGGAACTCAGTACGTGGTGTGGGGGAGCGGCCGGGCGGTGCGGCAATTCGTCTTTGCGCGGGATGTCGCGCGCGTGGCGCTGGATGCCACCGAGCGCGATCTTGACCCCGGGACCACGATTATCGCCCCGGACCAAGGCATAACGATCCGATCCCTCGCCGAGACCATCGCGGCTGCCATGGACTACACAGGACCGATCCACTTCGATCGCAGTCAGCCGGAGGGGATGTTGATCAAGCGGTTACAGAGCACGTGTTTCACGTCCCGATTTCCGGCATTTCAGTTTACCGCTCTCAGAAACGGGTTGGCGGAGACCGTACGCTGGTTCGCGCAACAGACGTCCTTGGCCGAGACAGTGGGAGCGACGCCGGTGTGTGATGCGCATGTCGATAGGAGATGA